Proteins from a genomic interval of Clostridia bacterium:
- a CDS encoding HK97 gp10 family phage protein, which translates to MPGAGMKFKVQVKGLDTLHRNLRKLAQQYPDEVFAELYAEAEEIMTESKEECPVDTGTLRDSGFVEPDKSRYRVRVGYGGPATKINPKTGQMSDEYAVIVHEDLNAHHKAGKKAKFLEDPANRRLKGMAGRIARAVKARLGI; encoded by the coding sequence ATGCCCGGGGCAGGTATGAAGTTCAAAGTGCAGGTGAAGGGGCTCGATACCCTACACCGCAATTTGAGAAAGCTGGCCCAGCAGTACCCCGATGAGGTGTTCGCCGAGCTCTATGCCGAGGCGGAGGAGATTATGACCGAGAGCAAAGAGGAGTGCCCGGTGGATACCGGAACCCTCAGGGACAGCGGTTTCGTGGAGCCGGATAAGTCCAGATACCGGGTGAGGGTGGGGTATGGCGGCCCGGCTACCAAGATAAATCCCAAGACCGGGCAGATGTCGGATGAGTATGCGGTCATAGTGCATGAGGATCTGAACGCACACCATAAGGCGGGCAAGAAGGCGAAGTTTCTCGAAGATCCTGCTAACCGCAGGCTGAAGGGTATGGCGGGGAGAATTGCGCGGGCGGTCAAAGCGAGGTTGGGGATCTGA